One Asterias rubens chromosome 1, eAstRub1.3, whole genome shotgun sequence genomic region harbors:
- the LOC117298876 gene encoding threonine synthase-like 2, which yields MRFISTRGKAKAHTFEEAVLSPGYLSDGGLLMPETIPKISQTLLKSWKGLSLPDLCKKVLPFFTEDDVGQGELEEIIDKAYSRLPVEEVAALSSFSNGLNVLELCNTKTLAFKDLSTFILGRFLEYFLNKKKEHVTIVVGTSGDTGPSSIEAVRGLDWIDIVVLFPHGYCTHIQELQMITTMAENVHCISAEGSSDDLDLIIKPVILDQEFKTLHNLCTMNSINMIRTLVQVVNFFYGYLAICKTVGETVEIVVPTGAAGHITGGCIAYAMGLPVKLVSAVNTNDIIHRTITHGDYSKASRVIKTYSVAMDIQIPYNMERILFLFSNQDASQIKKVLEEFESTDKTQIPKETLIKMQEAWSSYSCQDEQITKTMQRCWREHKYRVCPHTAVAVSYYFDKIDRHRMNNQDSNLGPTVCFATAHPAKFPEAAIAAGLEPTSTPYIESLSSMPTRFTEFKEGQDWVQMLREKIEDISRRL from the exons ATGAGGTTTATCAGCACACGTGGCAAAGCCAAGGCACATACTTTTGAGGAAGCAGTTTTGTCACCAGGCTACCTGTCTGATGGAGGGCTGCTCATGCCAGAGACAATCCCAAAGATTTCCCAAACCTTACTGAAGTCTTGGAAGGGACTTTCCCTCCCAGATCTATGCAAGAAAGTCCTGCCATTCTTCACTGAAGATGACGTCGGCCAAGGAGAATTAGAAG AAATCATTGATAAAGCGTACTCTCGTCTTCCTGTGGAAGAGGTGGCAGCTCTGTCCTCATTCTCCAATGGTCTGAATGTACTTGAGCTCTGCAATACCAAGACGCTGGCCTTCAAGGACCTTTCCACATTTATCCTGGGCCGATTCCTGGAATATTTCCTCAACAAAAAAAAGGAGCATGTGACCATCGTTGTTG GAACATCTGGAGATACAGGGCCATCTTCTATTGAGGCAGTCAGGGGTCTTGATTGGATTGACATCGTTGTACTCTTCCCCCATGGTTACTGTACACATATTCAAGAACTTCAAATGATTACAACAATGGCAGAAAATGTTCATTGCATATCAG CGGAGGGCTCTTCGGACGATCTTGATCTCATCATCAAACCCGTCATCTTAGACCAAGAGTTTAAGACACTCCATAATCTCTGCACCATGAATTCCATCAATATGATCAGAACTCTGGTACAGGTTGTTAACTTCTTCTATGGCTATCTGGCAATCTGCAAGACGGTTGGGGAGACGGTGGAAATCGTGGTTCCCACTGGAGCAGCGGGTCATATTACTG GTGGATGTATCGCGTACGCCATGGGCTTGCCGGTTAAGTTAGTCTCAGCAGTCAACACCAATGATATCATACATCGTACGATTACACATGGGGACTACTCCAAGGCATCTCGGGTCATAAAAACATATTCTGTTGCCATGGATATACAG ATCCCATACAACATGGAGAGAATTTTGTTCCTGTTCTCAAATCAAGACGCTAGCCAAATCAAGAAAGTCCTGGAGGAATTTGAGAGTACTGACAAGACACAAATCCCAAAGGAGACTCTAATCaag ATGCAAGAGGCCTGGTCTTCCTATTCGTGTCAGGATGAACAGATAACCAAGACTATGCAACGATGCTGGCGGGAACACAAGTACCGTGTATGTCCGCATACAGCTGTGGCTGTCAGCTACTACTTTGACAAGATTGACCG GCATAGGATGAATAACCAGGACTCCAATCTTGGGCCCACTGTTTGTTTTGCCACTGCTCATCCAGCTAAGTTTCCAGAGGCTGCAATTGCGGCTGGTTTGGAGCCTACGTCGACACCATATATAGAGAGTCTAAGCTCAATGCCAACACGATTCACAGAGTTCAAAGAGGGACAGGACTGGGTTCAAATGCTACGGGAGAAAATTGAGGACATCAGCAGACGCCTGTAG